A window from Gammaproteobacteria bacterium encodes these proteins:
- a CDS encoding DUF4382 domain-containing protein, giving the protein MKYLMNLARAWMVGAAALMLAACGGGEDTANTGGQTQTTGSVALLLTDAPNAQFQEINLTVTQVELLGDGQHVTLYNNPTGQKVNLLALQLHSELFALNQSVPAGKYEKIRLQVSDVELVKKDAAGNVLETIKPKLPGHGKIDLNPRGEFTVVPGETLVLQIDVDAKKSIHIVQTGNGGYIFRPVIFVDIINGAFSGKLLRISGNINRIDFANHDLRLCNLDVAWIKNVPLGDDDGSKRCIDVSLEQTGVVFNSLGDAVAFETLALKQSITVVGFFHGKHENEDDDKEEHDAQHQGHSLSDNESEEHYRHIHALVIEAEGFARLKGTINSVVASDNSFDLKLASGQGYADGTVLHVTPVAATKLLNKNGVPQSQSLLTKDAEVMVEGVVDLNAEPDQLLKPAIIFVDPVVADIQLSGAISGLDPVTMKFTIHDAGGDRCVKAANAAVFKLTSGNQLLTEQVTTAALANGQDLDAYGQYYGDDCLIANHVLIKVGFDD; this is encoded by the coding sequence ATGAAGTACCTGATGAATTTAGCCCGTGCCTGGATGGTGGGCGCGGCAGCTTTGATGTTGGCGGCCTGCGGCGGCGGGGAAGATACTGCGAATACGGGTGGCCAGACCCAGACGACCGGCTCAGTGGCATTGCTGCTGACGGATGCCCCCAACGCCCAGTTTCAGGAAATCAACCTGACTGTGACCCAGGTCGAGTTGTTGGGCGATGGTCAGCATGTCACCTTGTACAACAATCCGACCGGTCAGAAGGTTAATCTGCTGGCCTTGCAGTTGCATTCCGAATTGTTCGCCCTGAATCAATCTGTGCCCGCAGGCAAATATGAAAAGATTCGTTTGCAGGTGAGTGATGTCGAACTCGTGAAAAAGGATGCGGCGGGTAATGTGCTCGAAACCATTAAACCCAAGCTGCCGGGACACGGCAAGATTGATCTCAATCCACGCGGTGAGTTCACTGTTGTTCCAGGTGAGACCTTGGTGTTACAGATCGATGTCGATGCCAAAAAATCGATTCATATCGTGCAGACGGGTAATGGCGGCTATATTTTCCGGCCTGTCATTTTCGTTGATATCATCAATGGGGCATTTTCCGGAAAATTGCTGCGCATCAGCGGTAATATCAATCGGATCGATTTTGCCAATCATGATTTGCGTCTCTGTAATCTGGATGTGGCCTGGATTAAGAACGTGCCGTTGGGAGATGACGATGGCAGCAAACGTTGCATAGACGTTTCACTTGAGCAGACCGGCGTTGTATTTAATAGTCTGGGCGATGCCGTAGCGTTTGAAACGCTGGCGCTGAAGCAGTCGATTACCGTTGTCGGTTTCTTCCATGGTAAGCATGAAAACGAAGATGATGATAAAGAAGAGCATGATGCTCAGCACCAAGGCCACAGTCTCAGCGACAATGAGAGCGAAGAGCATTACCGCCATATTCATGCCCTGGTCATTGAGGCCGAAGGTTTTGCCCGTCTCAAAGGCACAATCAACAGTGTAGTGGCCAGTGATAACAGTTTTGATCTGAAGCTGGCGTCCGGTCAGGGTTATGCCGATGGTACGGTGTTGCATGTGACTCCAGTGGCTGCGACCAAGCTGTTGAACAAAAATGGCGTGCCGCAGAGCCAATCGCTGCTGACAAAGGATGCTGAAGTGATGGTCGAGGGTGTTGTTGATCTCAATGCCGAACCTGATCAGCTGCTCAAGCCAGCGATTATTTTTGTCGATCCGGTGGTGGCTGATATTCAGCTCAGTGGTGCGATCAGTGGCCTTGATCCAGTGACCATGAAGTTCACCATTCACGATGCGGGCGGTGATCGTTGTGTCAAAGCTGCCAATGCAGCCGTGTTCAAACTAACATCCGGAAACCAGTTGCTAACCGAACAGGTCACCACGGCTGCTCTGGCCAATGGTCAGGATCTGGATGCCTATGGCCAATATTATGGGGATGACTGTCTGATTGCCAACCATGTCCTGATCAAGGTCGGATTCGACGACTAG
- a CDS encoding DUF4382 domain-containing protein — MKFCHPIKLQIWGILILGLILGLGLVGCGETTDKAAPSGTTSPAPTTASVALLLTDAPTDEFAQINLTISRVELLAVDGSNVPLFEGLRTIDLLSLRNTADLFAANNAVPPGVYEKIRMHLEDVELVKVDDDGEVERIHPRLLANGKLDLNPRKSFVLAPGKALVIQVDVDAKKSIHIVGHDRDEQGHHEADKNSGDDKDSKSNKKNDKKPDSEHAADKSNDSQKEDKSHREHDDYRFRPVVFIDIIDMISTINQPVGKVVRIEGDVTKVDVARQQVEVCNIQDVAANCITMQVNAKTGLYFNNPTAAYGSGLGTLALSEVTKLERGIGFGRVRMMNGVTWLDTEAIEFGPKGAFWHAMGDVVAAPDASTHIFYFGIHAAQTYIAGSVFRIVPVASAKLFSRDGVQLDWSAMLVGQVVEVEGVLVRTKVNYTIETGVIYLDINADNNGMLNGALTHLSTAGFNVSTSAGDYCVVPAATVNVFSVITAPDGSLSGSRESLSILQAGQRLDLYGVMGSDGCYHASDILVYLQ; from the coding sequence ATGAAGTTTTGCCACCCAATCAAGCTGCAAATCTGGGGGATCCTGATTCTGGGGCTAATCCTGGGGTTAGGTTTGGTTGGTTGTGGTGAAACAACCGATAAGGCGGCTCCGTCAGGCACAACCTCTCCAGCGCCTACCACCGCTTCGGTGGCATTGCTGCTCACGGACGCACCTACCGATGAATTCGCTCAGATCAATCTAACCATCAGCCGTGTTGAATTGCTGGCTGTGGATGGCAGCAATGTGCCACTGTTCGAGGGTTTACGCACGATTGATTTGCTCAGCCTGCGCAATACCGCTGATTTATTCGCTGCCAATAATGCCGTGCCCCCAGGCGTATATGAAAAGATCAGGATGCATCTTGAAGATGTTGAGCTGGTCAAGGTGGATGATGATGGTGAAGTGGAACGTATCCATCCGCGTTTGCTGGCTAATGGCAAGTTGGATTTGAATCCACGTAAGTCGTTTGTGCTGGCGCCTGGTAAAGCTTTAGTCATCCAGGTTGATGTTGACGCAAAAAAATCAATTCATATCGTGGGTCATGATCGGGATGAACAAGGTCATCACGAGGCTGATAAAAATTCGGGTGACGATAAGGACTCGAAGTCGAACAAGAAAAATGACAAGAAGCCTGATTCTGAGCATGCGGCAGATAAAAGTAATGACTCACAGAAGGAAGATAAATCGCATCGTGAACATGATGATTATCGTTTCCGTCCAGTTGTATTCATAGACATCATTGACATGATATCCACCATAAATCAGCCGGTGGGCAAAGTAGTACGCATCGAAGGTGATGTCACAAAAGTCGATGTCGCCAGGCAACAGGTTGAAGTTTGTAATATTCAGGATGTGGCAGCGAATTGCATAACCATGCAGGTGAATGCCAAAACCGGTCTTTACTTCAATAATCCTACTGCGGCTTATGGTTCGGGGCTGGGAACGCTTGCATTGAGTGAAGTGACAAAATTGGAACGTGGCATTGGGTTTGGTCGCGTGCGAATGATGAATGGTGTTACCTGGTTGGATACGGAGGCGATCGAATTCGGACCGAAAGGTGCATTCTGGCATGCGATGGGCGATGTGGTTGCTGCCCCGGATGCAAGTACCCATATATTCTATTTCGGGATTCATGCTGCGCAGACCTATATCGCAGGCAGTGTTTTTAGGATTGTACCGGTAGCCAGTGCCAAATTGTTCTCGCGCGATGGGGTCCAGCTCGATTGGTCGGCCATGCTGGTCGGGCAGGTAGTCGAGGTCGAAGGTGTGCTGGTGAGAACAAAGGTCAACTACACCATTGAAACGGGCGTCATCTATCTGGACATCAATGCAGATAACAATGGAATGCTTAATGGTGCCTTGACGCACCTGAGTACCGCTGGCTTTAACGTCAGCACCAGTGCCGGAGATTACTGTGTTGTTCCAGCGGCAACGGTGAATGTCTTCTCTGTGATTACGGCGCCGGATGGCAGCCTGTCAGGCTCACGGGAATCGCTGTCCATCCTCCAGGCAGGCCAACGATTGGACCTCTATGGGGTGATGGGGAGTGATGGCTGCTATCACGCCAGCGATATCCTGGTCTATCTTCAATAA
- a CDS encoding EAL domain-containing protein gives MLSVAPLIAAVVLMTIVYTIARINEIDQTLDLRGKAIVHQMAPTTEYGLFSNNVAVLTSIVEAVRKEPDVVRTAVFNVDGEVIVESVSAEWAKVKGSDNSYAQFMQEVYATNIGIVNENDAASDLFSTGPVAEGPVKIGTVMVSLSKVETREKQLNTVVISSSIAILLILVTFLIARRIAAQITAPIERIRAAVSMIAHGKLEQRIKSESGGELGELERGINTMAESLQTAALEEGRRYKTLFEYSGDCVFLLRRGTIIDCNQRACQLFGVDESHLVGRRLASYLRNKDEVGEFIAVLDGVRTLDLNGSAYKDIEVEIEIDPSPRYHAEANIAEIMIDGERHFLVFLRDITERKIFQNRLEVQANYDAVTGLPNRVLAQDRLAQALRSAHRHQEGVALMFLDIDRFKNVNDTMGHAAGDRLLDAIGKRLRCLVRDEDTVSRFGGDEFLVIMSPTSNREHVEDIARKIVEKMSEPFLIDDRELFMGASIGVALYPEDGEDFHALLRNADTAMYRAKHEGRNAYRFFTREIGDQASYSLELEEHLRRSLKRNELDLHFQPQVDIETGAVIGAEVLLRWHSSHFGQVPLDRFIPVAEQTGLIVEIGNWVLARVCQIISEWRSRKLPVLPIAVNISSRQLQTPGFIDMVRDVMSRYEIGAGVIDFEITESLLLEASSMPENIFADLKSLGIRLSLDDFGVGYSSLSYLKRFPFDILKIDRSFVRDINHDPDDEALIGAIIAIGRALALDVVAEGVETEAQLHLLKQLGAKVVQGYLFSRPLPQWEFENYLKNRLVRMYL, from the coding sequence ATGCTGTCGGTCGCACCGCTCATTGCGGCAGTGGTGTTGATGACGATAGTGTACACCATCGCCCGGATTAATGAGATTGATCAGACACTCGATTTGCGCGGCAAAGCAATCGTGCACCAAATGGCGCCAACCACGGAATATGGTCTCTTTTCCAATAACGTGGCGGTGTTGACATCGATTGTTGAGGCAGTGAGAAAAGAGCCAGATGTTGTGCGTACGGCTGTATTCAATGTCGATGGCGAGGTAATCGTTGAGTCAGTGTCTGCAGAGTGGGCAAAAGTTAAGGGGAGTGACAATAGTTATGCTCAGTTTATGCAGGAAGTCTATGCGACGAATATTGGTATTGTTAATGAAAACGATGCAGCCAGTGACTTGTTTAGTACTGGTCCTGTAGCGGAGGGACCAGTCAAAATCGGTACGGTAATGGTGAGTCTGAGCAAGGTGGAGACGAGAGAAAAACAATTAAATACCGTTGTAATTTCGAGTTCAATAGCAATCTTATTGATATTGGTAACCTTTTTGATTGCGCGCAGGATTGCGGCACAAATTACGGCACCTATTGAACGAATCAGGGCAGCGGTTTCCATGATCGCGCATGGAAAGCTGGAGCAGCGGATCAAATCTGAGTCGGGTGGTGAGCTGGGTGAATTGGAGCGCGGTATCAACACGATGGCAGAGTCATTGCAGACAGCGGCACTCGAGGAGGGGCGGCGTTATAAAACATTATTCGAATATTCAGGAGACTGTGTCTTTTTGTTGCGGAGAGGAACGATTATTGATTGTAATCAGCGGGCCTGCCAATTGTTTGGGGTGGATGAATCGCATTTGGTTGGACGGCGTCTGGCTTCATATTTGAGAAATAAAGATGAAGTCGGCGAGTTTATAGCGGTCCTGGATGGTGTCAGGACGCTTGATCTGAATGGCAGTGCTTATAAAGATATTGAGGTTGAGATTGAGATTGATCCTTCGCCTCGCTATCACGCCGAGGCCAATATTGCAGAAATCATGATCGATGGCGAGCGGCATTTCCTTGTGTTTTTGCGAGACATTACAGAGCGAAAGATTTTCCAGAATCGGCTGGAGGTGCAGGCCAATTACGATGCGGTCACGGGGTTGCCCAATCGTGTCTTGGCGCAGGATAGATTGGCGCAGGCACTGCGTAGCGCTCATCGTCACCAAGAGGGTGTGGCATTGATGTTCTTGGATATTGATCGCTTCAAGAATGTGAATGACACCATGGGGCACGCGGCAGGCGATAGACTGCTGGATGCCATCGGAAAGCGACTTCGGTGCCTGGTGCGTGATGAAGATACCGTTTCGCGCTTTGGGGGGGATGAGTTTCTCGTGATTATGTCTCCGACATCAAATCGGGAGCACGTCGAAGATATTGCCAGGAAAATTGTTGAAAAAATGTCGGAACCATTTTTGATCGATGATCGAGAGCTGTTTATGGGTGCAAGCATTGGCGTAGCGCTCTATCCCGAGGATGGTGAAGATTTTCATGCATTATTGCGAAATGCAGATACAGCAATGTATCGGGCCAAACATGAGGGGCGTAATGCCTACCGATTCTTTACCCGGGAGATTGGTGATCAGGCCAGCTATTCTCTTGAGCTGGAGGAGCATTTGCGGCGTTCGCTCAAACGCAATGAGCTGGATCTGCATTTTCAGCCGCAGGTGGATATTGAAACCGGGGCAGTGATTGGCGCCGAAGTGCTGCTGCGCTGGCATAGTTCTCATTTTGGGCAGGTGCCGCTGGATCGATTTATCCCCGTCGCGGAGCAGACGGGGTTGATTGTTGAAATCGGGAATTGGGTGCTGGCGCGTGTTTGCCAAATCATCAGTGAATGGCGATCGAGGAAATTGCCGGTATTGCCGATCGCAGTCAATATATCGAGTCGTCAATTACAGACACCGGGATTCATCGACATGGTTCGTGATGTGATGTCCCGTTATGAGATTGGAGCGGGAGTGATTGATTTCGAGATCACTGAGAGTCTGCTTTTGGAGGCATCATCCATGCCGGAAAATATTTTTGCCGATCTCAAGTCACTGGGGATTCGACTTTCGCTGGATGATTTTGGAGTGGGTTATTCGTCGCTCAGTTACCTTAAGCGGTTCCCGTTCGATATCCTGAAAATTGATAGAAGTTTTGTGCGCGATATCAATCATGATCCCGATGATGAAGCGCTAATTGGTGCAATTATTGCGATAGGCAGAGCCTTGGCGTTGGACGTGGTGGCGGAGGGAGTGGAAACTGAAGCCCAGTTGCATTTGTTGAAACAACTAGGAGCCAAAGTGGTGCAGGGGTATCTGTTTAGTCGGCCATTGCCGCAGTGGGAGTTTGAGAATTATTTGAAGAACAGATTAGTAAGAATGTATTTGTAA
- the lexA gene encoding transcriptional repressor LexA: MDHLTTRQQQILDFIKGWMQAQGMPPTRAEIAHAFGFRSANAAEDHLRALARNGAIELMEGASRGIRLAEPNGLPIVGRVAAGAPILAQQHIEEYLQIDPSFFHPRADYLLRVHGQSMRDCGILHGDLLAVKRAPAATSDQIVVARLEEEVTVKRFRQRGNIVTLLPENPDFEPIRVDLRHDNFSLEGIAVGVLRTGM; this comes from the coding sequence ATGGACCACCTGACAACACGCCAACAACAAATCCTCGACTTTATTAAGGGTTGGATGCAGGCGCAGGGGATGCCGCCGACCCGGGCCGAGATTGCCCACGCCTTTGGATTCCGCTCTGCCAATGCCGCTGAAGATCATCTGCGAGCGCTGGCCCGGAATGGCGCCATTGAGCTCATGGAAGGCGCCTCGCGCGGCATCCGGCTGGCCGAACCCAACGGCTTGCCAATCGTTGGCCGCGTTGCTGCCGGGGCACCCATCCTCGCGCAACAACATATCGAGGAGTATCTCCAGATCGATCCGTCTTTTTTTCATCCACGCGCCGATTACTTACTCCGCGTCCACGGCCAAAGTATGCGTGATTGCGGGATTCTGCATGGCGATCTGCTTGCGGTTAAGCGCGCCCCTGCTGCCACAAGCGATCAGATTGTCGTGGCCCGTCTGGAGGAGGAGGTTACCGTCAAACGTTTCCGCCAACGCGGCAACATCGTCACGCTATTGCCTGAAAATCCTGATTTTGAACCGATCCGCGTCGATTTACGTCACGACAACTTTAGCCTCGAAGGCATCGCCGTCGGGGTACTACGTACAGGAATGTAA
- a CDS encoding cyclic nucleotide-binding domain-containing protein has translation MNNPNQAIDFDALRQFSPLDRLSRDDSQELLRTSISSRLSAGTPIFDQGTQDKRVYFLMEGEVELFTAQRKQVIIAAGSMTARQPLGAHLPGQISASAHSDVTLLSFDADMLELFISWTNPSAYQVTEMAVGQNHEWMDRLLRSRGLLRFNEDQIQSLLNRMREVKVHAGDVVIKQDDHDEFYYIVKEGRCQVSRKPEANSKEINLAVLNEGDAFGEEALLADGARNASVTMIEDGALMQLSKKDFSEALADPLLNTVSWQESNELISLGAVFLDVRMPEEFGAAHLPGAFNIPLSMLRLKLKVLDTNRKYIVYCDDGSRSAVAAFLLSRHGFDAFILDGGLSATTITRPAENTAANDAVVIVPTVTEVVTPKQSASKPVSRSLADHWGDLVEDAPTELLEQQAPEQTVEKTKPFVSRITANAQAAPVKLASSNVTHIENEASAHNFKHGTAVGIVLAMALTATASFSIYLLGTDRLIQMLGQAVVAAQGLMNTTLEKIDPQTPPAPTLSAPVITPAVTAPATVEASTPPSTPITESTPWLNPSDNILPDMIDAPSATATTDTAASSTIQP, from the coding sequence ATGAACAACCCAAATCAAGCCATAGATTTCGATGCCCTGCGGCAGTTTTCGCCGCTGGACAGGCTTAGCCGTGATGATTCCCAGGAGCTGTTACGTACCTCGATCAGCAGCCGCCTCTCGGCCGGCACACCCATTTTTGATCAGGGCACTCAGGACAAACGGGTTTATTTCCTGATGGAAGGAGAAGTCGAACTCTTCACCGCTCAGCGCAAACAGGTCATTATTGCCGCCGGTTCCATGACTGCCCGTCAACCCCTCGGCGCACATCTACCGGGCCAGATCTCAGCCAGCGCCCACAGCGACGTCACATTATTAAGTTTTGATGCCGACATGCTGGAGCTCTTTATTAGCTGGACCAATCCCAGCGCCTATCAGGTCACCGAAATGGCTGTGGGTCAAAATCACGAATGGATGGATAGACTCCTGCGTTCACGCGGTTTGTTGCGCTTTAACGAGGACCAGATTCAAAGCCTGCTCAACCGGATGCGTGAAGTCAAAGTCCACGCCGGCGACGTCGTGATCAAGCAAGATGATCATGATGAATTTTATTACATTGTCAAAGAAGGCCGCTGCCAGGTGAGCCGCAAACCCGAAGCCAACAGCAAGGAAATCAATCTTGCCGTCCTCAACGAAGGCGACGCCTTTGGTGAAGAAGCCTTGTTGGCAGACGGCGCCCGTAACGCCAGCGTCACCATGATTGAAGATGGCGCATTGATGCAACTCTCGAAAAAGGATTTTTCAGAAGCACTGGCCGACCCATTACTCAACACTGTCTCCTGGCAGGAAAGCAATGAATTGATTTCGCTGGGCGCGGTTTTTCTTGATGTGCGGATGCCAGAAGAATTCGGCGCTGCGCATCTTCCCGGCGCCTTTAATATCCCACTCTCCATGTTACGATTAAAGCTAAAAGTGCTGGACACAAATCGCAAATACATTGTTTACTGTGACGATGGCAGCCGTAGCGCTGTCGCTGCCTTCCTCCTCAGCCGTCATGGCTTCGATGCCTTCATACTGGATGGTGGCCTCAGCGCCACAACCATCACCCGACCTGCTGAAAATACTGCGGCAAATGATGCGGTGGTTATCGTGCCAACCGTTACTGAAGTTGTTACACCAAAACAATCAGCTTCCAAGCCTGTTTCACGCTCGCTGGCCGATCACTGGGGCGACCTGGTGGAAGATGCGCCAACTGAACTGCTCGAACAACAAGCCCCAGAACAGACTGTTGAGAAGACAAAGCCGTTCGTTTCTAGAATCACTGCCAACGCACAGGCTGCACCAGTAAAACTGGCAAGCAGTAATGTCACTCATATTGAAAATGAGGCATCTGCTCACAACTTTAAACACGGCACTGCTGTCGGCATCGTATTGGCGATGGCATTGACGGCAACGGCAAGCTTTAGTATTTACCTGCTGGGCACTGATCGTCTCATCCAGATGTTAGGCCAGGCGGTGGTTGCTGCACAGGGACTGATGAACACCACACTTGAAAAAATCGACCCTCAAACACCACCGGCACCCACACTCTCTGCACCGGTGATCACTCCGGCAGTAACAGCGCCAGCGACTGTAGAGGCAAGCACTCCACCCTCCACGCCAATCACGGAATCCACCCCTTGGCTCAATCCAAGCGATAACATCCTGCCTGACATGATTGATGCGCCGAGTGCGACAGCGACTACAGATACCGCAGCTTCATCCACTATCCAACCGTAA
- a CDS encoding cyclic nucleotide-binding domain-containing protein, with protein MTKTGSIFDQLEQLGSGTSYAAQLGDMLEQVDMFRDLNRQDIDRLASYVQAYQAKPGSKLLREGDRESYMFILVAGKLDIFKQQGEGGEEKKIATVRAGKTIGEMSVIDGMPHSATVVVVESAKLLLLTKRNLDLLTEQVPDLGVKLLRRLAQLMSLRLRQTSGVLIDYLKS; from the coding sequence ATGACAAAAACCGGATCAATATTTGATCAACTGGAACAGTTGGGTAGTGGCACTTCTTATGCCGCACAGCTTGGCGACATGCTGGAACAGGTCGACATGTTCCGCGATCTCAATCGCCAGGATATCGACCGTCTTGCCAGTTATGTGCAAGCCTATCAAGCCAAGCCAGGCTCGAAGTTGTTGCGGGAAGGCGACCGCGAATCGTATATGTTCATTCTGGTGGCAGGGAAACTTGATATTTTCAAGCAACAGGGCGAAGGTGGTGAGGAAAAGAAGATCGCCACTGTGCGCGCTGGAAAGACCATCGGCGAAATGTCGGTGATTGATGGCATGCCACATTCGGCTACCGTGGTTGTGGTCGAGTCCGCCAAGTTGTTACTGCTTACCAAACGCAACCTCGATCTGTTGACTGAGCAGGTCCCTGATCTAGGTGTTAAATTGCTGCGGCGTTTGGCGCAGTTAATGAGTTTGCGTTTACGGCAGACCAGTGGTGTGTTGATCGATTATCTCAAGAGTTAA
- a CDS encoding DUF2835 domain-containing protein: protein MAASHKIQVRLNIAPDVYESYYHGTVREVVAVSVDGRRLRFPANILQSFVLHDGVNGLFEIEFNQDNKFIAIRRVEG from the coding sequence TTGGCTGCCTCACACAAAATTCAGGTTCGGCTTAATATTGCCCCTGATGTCTATGAAAGTTATTACCATGGCACTGTGCGGGAAGTGGTAGCCGTCAGTGTCGATGGCCGCAGGTTGCGATTTCCGGCCAATATCCTGCAATCATTCGTGTTGCATGACGGGGTGAATGGTCTGTTTGAAATCGAATTTAATCAAGACAATAAGTTTATCGCAATTCGGCGTGTTGAAGGTTAA
- the mazG gene encoding nucleoside triphosphate pyrophosphohydrolase, with product MQRLLTIMAQLRDPETGCPWDREQTFATILPYTLEEAYEVADAIDQQDMAALRAELGDLLFQVVFHTRMAEEAGEFNFNDVVAEISAKLTRRHPHVFGEAKIADAGAQTVAWEQYKQSERQAKAIGNQRPASILDDVPRALPGLLRAVKLQRRAARVGFDWPDLGPVLAKIEEELQEIREELASGADHARMTHEVGDLLFACANLARHVGVDPEVAMRGINERFEWRFRRIEALLQAKGRSVEQSTLEEMDALWDQAKLEEKENRK from the coding sequence ATGCAACGATTATTAACGATAATGGCGCAGCTGCGCGATCCTGAGACAGGCTGCCCCTGGGATCGAGAGCAAACCTTTGCCACAATACTGCCGTACACTCTGGAAGAGGCCTACGAAGTCGCCGATGCGATTGATCAGCAGGATATGGCTGCATTGCGCGCCGAACTGGGCGATTTACTATTTCAGGTGGTATTTCACACACGCATGGCCGAAGAGGCCGGCGAGTTCAATTTTAATGATGTTGTCGCTGAAATTAGCGCCAAACTAACGCGTCGTCATCCGCATGTTTTTGGCGAGGCAAAGATTGCCGATGCCGGTGCGCAAACCGTGGCCTGGGAACAATACAAACAATCTGAACGCCAGGCCAAAGCGATAGGAAATCAGCGCCCGGCCAGTATCCTTGATGATGTGCCGCGCGCCTTGCCCGGTTTGTTGCGCGCAGTGAAATTGCAGCGTCGTGCGGCGCGGGTCGGCTTCGACTGGCCGGATCTGGGGCCAGTGCTAGCCAAGATCGAAGAAGAATTGCAGGAAATTCGAGAAGAATTGGCGTCTGGTGCTGATCATGCACGGATGACGCATGAAGTCGGTGATTTATTGTTCGCCTGTGCCAATCTGGCGCGGCATGTCGGTGTTGATCCTGAAGTGGCGATGCGCGGCATTAACGAACGTTTTGAATGGCGATTCCGGCGGATTGAAGCGTTGTTGCAGGCGAAAGGGCGTTCAGTGGAGCAGTCTACGCTGGAAGAGATGGATGCTTTATGGGATCAGGCAAAGCTTGAGGAAAAAGAGAACAGAAAATGA